A genomic region of Streptosporangium lutulentum contains the following coding sequences:
- a CDS encoding ADP-ribosylglycohydrolase family protein: protein MSSGDRIRGAFIGLAIGDAAGWPSARHRSALLAPWSRRLGRELDGFAEEHRVTTPPVPFTLNQPVEPLAIGPSDDAEWLAWTALTIHEDRAEAFGRLAGRSDLRVRISVRSALDNLAAGKRPPASGHDNPHFFDDAAAVRAVAFGAIGADPRADASVTNAGDGVHAAMAVAAAVTELVAGASMVSAVEAALAELPEDTAIGYATRTALAVARKAGDPFAAVPALDAALLDHVYSYGVAASQTVAVALALAEVSQGSLSAAVPAAACLPSLADSAPALTGALTGAFTGYEALPEGWRAAARTLTGCGLPDLAGTDLIDIAGGLA, encoded by the coding sequence ATGTCATCGGGGGACAGGATCCGCGGGGCCTTCATCGGCCTCGCGATCGGCGACGCGGCCGGTTGGCCGTCCGCGCGGCACCGCTCCGCGCTGCTCGCGCCCTGGAGCAGGCGGCTCGGGCGGGAGCTGGACGGCTTCGCCGAGGAGCATCGGGTCACGACTCCGCCCGTGCCCTTCACACTGAACCAGCCCGTCGAGCCGCTGGCGATCGGGCCGTCCGACGACGCCGAGTGGCTGGCCTGGACCGCGCTCACCATCCATGAGGACCGCGCCGAGGCCTTCGGCAGGCTGGCGGGCCGGTCGGACCTGCGCGTGCGGATCTCCGTGCGCTCGGCGCTGGACAACCTGGCGGCGGGCAAACGGCCCCCGGCCAGCGGTCACGACAACCCGCACTTCTTCGACGACGCGGCGGCCGTACGGGCCGTCGCCTTCGGGGCGATCGGAGCCGACCCGAGGGCCGACGCCTCGGTCACCAACGCCGGGGACGGCGTCCACGCGGCGATGGCCGTGGCGGCGGCGGTCACCGAGCTGGTGGCGGGCGCCTCGATGGTCTCGGCCGTCGAGGCGGCCCTGGCCGAGCTGCCCGAGGACACCGCGATCGGTTACGCGACGAGGACGGCGCTCGCGGTGGCGCGAAAGGCGGGCGACCCCTTCGCGGCGGTCCCTGCCCTGGACGCGGCCCTGCTCGACCACGTCTACAGCTACGGCGTCGCGGCCTCGCAGACGGTCGCGGTGGCGCTCGCGCTCGCGGAGGTGTCGCAGGGCTCGCTCAGCGCGGCCGTGCCCGCCGCCGCGTGCCTGCCCTCGCTCGCCGACTCCGCCCCCGCGCTGACCGGGGCGCTGACCGGGGCTTTCACCGGGTACGAAGCGCTTCCGGAAGGCTGGCGGGCCGCGGCGCGCACGCTGACCGGCTGCGGCCTGCCGGACCTGGCAGGAACGGATCTCATCGACATCGCTGGAGGACTCGCATGA
- a CDS encoding carbohydrate ABC transporter permease, translating into MTLTADRTRKPATGHGGAKKRSRQGRETLVLMLPALVPVLIFSVGPLLYGIFLAFTDARSGRNAVTSFVGLSNFGELMTDADFWASFRIGLIWAVSVTVLQFLASLGLALLLNENLRFRSFARVLVLVPWAMPPVVIGLMWRLVYHPNAGILNSMLQEAGLLDHNIDWLNNFSIALPAVIVVGIWTGMPQTTVVLLAGLQSVPKELYEAGHMDGASTFRRFWSITLPQLRPVIVTITSLDFVWNINQFGLVYVLTQGGPGGQTRLPMLFAYEEAFRYGFFGYAATLGVAFVIVVLAVLGLYIWRQLREAN; encoded by the coding sequence ATGACTTTGACGGCCGACAGGACGCGAAAGCCCGCCACGGGTCACGGCGGGGCGAAGAAGAGGAGCCGGCAGGGGCGCGAGACGTTAGTGCTCATGCTGCCGGCGCTCGTGCCGGTGCTGATCTTCAGCGTCGGACCGCTGCTCTACGGCATCTTCCTCGCCTTCACCGACGCCAGGTCGGGGCGCAACGCCGTGACCTCCTTCGTGGGCCTGTCGAACTTCGGCGAGCTGATGACCGACGCGGACTTCTGGGCGTCGTTCCGCATCGGCCTGATCTGGGCGGTCTCGGTCACCGTGCTGCAGTTCCTGGCCTCGCTGGGGCTGGCCCTGCTGCTCAACGAGAACCTGCGGTTCCGGTCGTTCGCCCGGGTGCTGGTCCTGGTGCCGTGGGCCATGCCGCCCGTCGTCATCGGGCTGATGTGGCGGCTCGTCTACCACCCGAACGCCGGGATCCTCAACAGCATGCTGCAAGAGGCCGGCCTGCTCGACCACAACATCGACTGGCTCAACAACTTCTCCATCGCGCTACCCGCGGTGATCGTCGTCGGGATCTGGACGGGCATGCCGCAGACGACCGTCGTGCTCCTGGCGGGACTGCAGAGCGTGCCCAAGGAGCTGTACGAGGCCGGCCACATGGACGGGGCCTCGACCTTCCGGCGCTTCTGGAGCATCACGCTGCCGCAGCTGCGCCCGGTCATCGTGACGATCACGTCCCTGGACTTCGTCTGGAACATCAACCAGTTCGGCCTGGTCTACGTCCTCACCCAGGGCGGGCCGGGCGGGCAGACCAGGCTGCCGATGCTCTTCGCCTACGAGGAGGCCTTCCGCTACGGCTTCTTCGGGTACGCGGCCACGCTCGGCGTCGCCTTCGTGATCGTCGTGCTGGCCGTGCTGGGCCTCTACATATGGCGGCAGCTGCGAGAGGCGAACTGA
- a CDS encoding ADP-ribosylglycohydrolase family protein has translation MKLNRARGCLLGLAAGDALGRPAENLAPGEIARRWGRLTEIEPGMGGTDDTEYTVFASSLLCKYGSAMTSSDVAREYREQIIPNIEGPMRGAGFSELGAIQALRRGIEPPLSGLWHQHGWSDGLAMRAAPYGIFATGDPDEAARLVAVDGVVSNSGEGVYGGQAVAAAVAVAMTGASPNEVVEAGIAAVPEDSWTSRNLRAAVAAVAAGSAEELYEAVVVRHYPWTDLAPEAVALAFAGYLMGAGEVEESVVSAANLGRDADTTAAIAGALAGAGRGESAVPARWAGEIGPVTGRCLPVVAGRHVLDVATELVAATERPV, from the coding sequence GTGAAACTGAACCGCGCCCGGGGGTGCCTGCTCGGCCTGGCGGCCGGCGACGCCCTCGGGCGGCCCGCCGAGAACCTCGCCCCGGGGGAGATCGCCCGGCGCTGGGGCCGTCTCACCGAGATCGAGCCGGGCATGGGCGGCACCGACGACACCGAGTACACCGTCTTCGCCTCCTCCCTGCTGTGCAAGTACGGCTCGGCGATGACCTCCTCCGACGTCGCCAGGGAGTACCGCGAGCAGATCATCCCGAACATCGAGGGACCGATGCGCGGCGCGGGCTTCTCCGAGCTCGGGGCCATCCAGGCGCTGCGCCGGGGCATCGAGCCACCGCTGTCCGGTCTGTGGCACCAGCACGGATGGTCGGACGGGCTCGCCATGCGCGCCGCGCCGTACGGGATCTTCGCGACCGGCGACCCGGACGAGGCGGCCCGGCTGGTGGCGGTCGACGGGGTGGTGAGCAACAGCGGCGAGGGCGTGTACGGCGGCCAGGCCGTCGCCGCCGCGGTGGCCGTCGCCATGACCGGGGCCTCGCCGAACGAGGTCGTCGAGGCCGGGATCGCCGCCGTCCCCGAGGACTCCTGGACCTCCCGCAACCTGCGGGCCGCCGTCGCGGCCGTCGCGGCGGGATCGGCCGAGGAGCTGTACGAGGCCGTGGTCGTGCGCCACTACCCCTGGACGGACCTCGCGCCCGAGGCGGTCGCGCTGGCCTTCGCCGGATACCTCATGGGCGCGGGCGAGGTCGAGGAGTCCGTGGTGTCGGCCGCCAACCTCGGCAGGGACGCCGACACCACCGCCGCGATCGCCGGCGCCCTCGCAGGGGCGGGGCGCGGCGAGAGCGCCGTACCGGCGCGGTGGGCAGGGGAGATCGGCCCGGTCACGGGCAGGTGCCTTCCGGTCGTCGCCGGGCGTCACGTGCTCGACGTCGCCACCGAGCTGGTGGCCGCGACGGAGAGACCGGTGTGA
- a CDS encoding ADP-ribosylglycohydrolase family protein yields the protein MTPQDDLLTDKAVGCVTGAAVGDALGGATEGWTSEQIQDRYDGYVTGIVPPYFEDWRNARPIAPYHKGDGHVTDDTLMTHALIRVYEKAGRHLDAYAAAEYLVPEMMGEKRWIPELEAEALPLQRVFLAEKWLVLRLHYGHVDPREAGVGNIVNCGAAMYMAPVGIVNAANPDAAYAEAVDLAGAHQSSYGREAAGVLAAAVAEAMRPGASADSVVATCLRLARDGTRAAIEAVCERARDFGHWEGSFGALREAVAPYDTVAETYRDQGLGARRPSRLHSIEELPLALAFLLIAGGDYRDTVLGGVNYGRDADSIASMGGAIAGALSGAKAVPSEWLDPVAEASRIDLVAPGVSIAEVARRLHVADLATRRAHESAFTSLTWDTSAGETA from the coding sequence ATGACGCCGCAGGACGATCTGCTGACCGACAAGGCCGTCGGATGTGTGACGGGCGCGGCGGTCGGCGACGCGCTCGGCGGCGCGACCGAGGGCTGGACGTCCGAGCAGATCCAGGACCGCTACGACGGGTACGTGACGGGCATCGTCCCGCCGTACTTCGAGGACTGGCGCAACGCCCGTCCCATCGCCCCGTACCACAAGGGCGACGGCCACGTCACCGACGACACCCTGATGACCCACGCGCTGATCCGCGTGTACGAGAAGGCCGGCCGGCACCTGGACGCGTACGCGGCGGCCGAGTACCTGGTGCCCGAGATGATGGGCGAGAAGCGCTGGATCCCCGAGCTGGAGGCCGAGGCCCTGCCCCTGCAACGGGTCTTCCTCGCTGAGAAGTGGCTGGTCCTGCGCCTGCACTACGGCCACGTCGACCCGCGCGAGGCGGGCGTCGGCAACATCGTCAACTGCGGCGCCGCCATGTACATGGCACCGGTCGGCATCGTGAACGCGGCCAACCCCGACGCGGCGTACGCCGAGGCCGTCGACCTGGCGGGCGCCCACCAGTCCAGCTACGGCCGGGAGGCCGCCGGGGTGCTCGCCGCCGCCGTCGCCGAGGCCATGCGCCCGGGCGCGAGCGCGGACTCGGTGGTCGCCACGTGCCTGCGCCTGGCGCGGGACGGCACGCGGGCCGCCATCGAGGCCGTCTGCGAGCGGGCACGGGACTTCGGCCACTGGGAGGGATCGTTCGGCGCGCTGCGCGAGGCCGTCGCCCCCTACGACACCGTCGCGGAGACCTACCGTGACCAGGGGCTCGGAGCCCGGAGGCCGAGCCGCCTGCACAGCATCGAGGAGTTGCCGCTGGCGCTCGCCTTCCTGCTGATCGCCGGGGGCGACTACCGCGACACCGTCCTCGGGGGCGTGAACTACGGCCGTGACGCCGACTCGATCGCCAGCATGGGCGGGGCGATCGCCGGGGCGCTCTCGGGCGCCAAGGCGGTGCCCTCGGAGTGGCTCGACCCGGTGGCGGAGGCCAGCAGGATCGACCTGGTGGCCCCCGGCGTGTCCATCGCCGAGGTGGCCCGCCGCCTCCACGTCGCCGACCTCGCCACCCGCCGGGCCCACGAGAGCGCCTTCACCTCCCTGACCTGGGACACCTCCGCGGGCGAGACGGCATGA
- a CDS encoding LacI family DNA-binding transcriptional regulator: MNEGPTITTIAQHAGVSIASVSRVLNGLPTRAETERRVMSSARELGYVPNSMARSLKSRRSNQIGFAMADIGNPVYLAMIREIQPVLKEAGYRLVLHSTNVDAADEISVLRGLGERYVDGLIMIPLRVTDEHLKMFAAARAPIVIIGSVPEGTRVDNVRTDSRLGVRLAVEHLHGLGRRRIGFVNGPLDTIPGAARSAAYTEALAALGLPYDPGLVQVGDFYRPEGARATARLIERAPDLDALLCANDLIALGALDVLRRERRRVPEDVAVAGMDDTDLATVAWPPLTSVSLGSAERGRAAAELLLDRLARGDRAPRAVTVEPRLVIRASTTGEENS; this comes from the coding sequence GTGAATGAAGGGCCGACGATCACGACGATCGCCCAGCACGCGGGCGTGTCGATCGCCTCGGTGTCGCGCGTGCTCAACGGGCTACCCACCAGGGCCGAAACCGAACGCCGCGTGATGAGCTCCGCACGGGAGCTCGGCTACGTGCCGAACTCGATGGCCAGGTCGCTGAAGTCCAGGCGCAGCAACCAGATCGGCTTCGCGATGGCCGACATAGGCAACCCGGTGTACCTCGCGATGATCCGCGAGATCCAGCCGGTGCTCAAGGAGGCCGGCTACCGGCTCGTCCTGCACTCCACCAACGTGGACGCCGCCGACGAGATCAGCGTGCTGCGCGGCCTCGGGGAGCGGTATGTGGACGGCCTCATCATGATCCCGCTGCGTGTGACCGACGAGCACCTGAAGATGTTCGCCGCCGCCCGCGCGCCGATCGTGATCATCGGTTCGGTCCCCGAGGGCACTCGCGTCGACAACGTGAGGACCGACTCACGTCTGGGGGTGCGCCTCGCCGTCGAGCACCTTCACGGCCTCGGCCGCAGGCGGATCGGCTTCGTGAACGGCCCGCTCGACACCATCCCCGGCGCCGCCCGCTCGGCCGCCTACACCGAGGCGCTGGCGGCGCTCGGCCTGCCGTACGACCCCGGCCTGGTGCAGGTGGGCGACTTCTACCGCCCGGAAGGCGCCCGGGCCACGGCCCGACTGATCGAACGCGCGCCCGACCTCGACGCGCTGCTGTGCGCCAACGACCTGATCGCGCTCGGGGCGCTCGACGTCCTGCGGCGCGAGAGACGGCGGGTGCCGGAGGACGTCGCCGTGGCGGGCATGGACGACACCGACCTCGCCACCGTGGCCTGGCCCCCGCTGACCAGCGTCTCGCTCGGCTCGGCCGAACGCGGCCGGGCGGCGGCCGAGCTCCTGCTCGACCGGCTGGCCCGCGGTGACCGCGCGCCCCGAGCGGTCACCGTCGAGCCCCGGCTCGTGATCCGCGCCTCGACCACGGGGGAGGAGAACTCATGA
- a CDS encoding carbohydrate ABC transporter permease: MRRPLQYLALLGYVIFLAFPIVWLLSTALKSSREMASLVPTWIPRHPILSNFADAFSEQDLVGSALRSLAVAVACSVLTIVIALPASYAMARHRSLISRFAVGWVLVSQVFPFILIIIPLFMVLRSLGLVNTLPGLTVVHVTFVLPFALWMLQGYVRAVPRELEEAAAVDGAGRIRSLVKIVAPLLAPGVVATALFAFISSWNEFLFALVVLKDPDVATLPLTLVKFTGAEGVVRLGPLAAASLLATIPSLVFFAIIQRRLRSGLMAGAVKG; the protein is encoded by the coding sequence ATGCGCAGACCACTGCAGTACCTCGCCCTGCTGGGCTACGTGATCTTCCTGGCCTTCCCGATCGTCTGGCTGCTGTCCACGGCGCTCAAGTCGTCGCGGGAGATGGCGAGCCTGGTCCCGACGTGGATCCCGCGCCACCCGATCCTGTCGAACTTCGCCGACGCGTTCAGCGAGCAGGACCTCGTCGGCAGCGCGCTGCGCAGTCTGGCGGTGGCGGTCGCGTGCTCGGTGCTGACCATCGTGATCGCGCTGCCCGCCTCGTACGCGATGGCCCGCCACCGCTCGCTCATCAGCAGGTTCGCGGTCGGCTGGGTGCTCGTCAGCCAGGTCTTCCCGTTCATCCTGATCATCATCCCGCTCTTCATGGTGCTGCGGAGCCTGGGCCTCGTGAACACCCTGCCCGGCCTCACCGTCGTGCACGTCACCTTCGTGCTGCCGTTCGCGCTGTGGATGCTCCAGGGGTACGTGCGTGCGGTGCCGCGTGAACTGGAGGAGGCCGCGGCGGTCGACGGCGCGGGCCGGATCCGCTCCCTGGTGAAGATCGTCGCGCCGCTGCTCGCCCCCGGCGTGGTCGCCACGGCGCTGTTCGCGTTCATCTCCTCCTGGAACGAGTTCCTGTTCGCACTGGTCGTCCTCAAGGACCCCGACGTGGCGACCCTGCCACTGACCCTCGTGAAGTTCACCGGCGCGGAGGGGGTCGTACGGCTCGGCCCGCTCGCGGCGGCGTCACTGCTCGCGACGATCCCGAGCCTGGTGTTCTTCGCGATCATCCAGCGACGACTCAGATCGGGCCTGATGGCCGGTGCCGTCAAGGGATAG
- a CDS encoding ABC transporter substrate-binding protein has translation MRTRTALAVAAVMTAALTAGCSSAGGTGAGGGDQASGPVSLKFLSLAWQKESIAANKQLVDEWNKANPDTQVEYVQGSWDNVNDQLVTSFEGGDPPDVIHDDSPALAGFASRGYLMDLTGKLPAELKSDIPQPAWDTVTFADGKGGQGVYGVPFLQESQVIIANKKLLDAAKVRIPTPEAPWTWDEYAEISKKLTKDGVFGVAWPLKAPVNKVLNLGLNFGGTFFTTDGTKATVKVGPEEREVLQRIHDQLYKDKSADPSALGMGTADPLPGFYAGKYAMLPAGVYLRQQVVEQAPPGFEWITIPPLKGTTSEQGATSQTLSVAADSAYPDQATKFIAFFLNSTNQAKLAKGDWLLPTSMKAASDPSMTTTENGWDVATASAKDLVVAPYLRVNGFDEWKSKVATPTLQQYFADKITLDQAAETLVAEGNKVLERYNK, from the coding sequence TTGCGTACCAGAACCGCACTCGCGGTGGCGGCGGTCATGACGGCCGCGCTGACGGCCGGCTGCTCGTCGGCCGGAGGCACCGGCGCCGGCGGCGGTGACCAGGCCTCCGGGCCGGTGAGCCTGAAGTTCCTGAGCCTCGCCTGGCAGAAGGAGTCCATCGCCGCGAACAAGCAGCTCGTCGACGAGTGGAACAAGGCCAACCCCGACACCCAGGTCGAATACGTCCAGGGTAGCTGGGACAACGTCAACGACCAGCTCGTCACCTCGTTCGAGGGCGGTGACCCGCCGGACGTCATCCACGACGACTCCCCGGCGCTCGCCGGCTTCGCCTCGCGCGGCTACCTCATGGACCTCACCGGCAAGCTTCCCGCCGAGCTGAAGAGCGACATCCCCCAGCCCGCCTGGGACACCGTGACCTTCGCCGACGGCAAGGGCGGCCAGGGCGTGTACGGCGTGCCCTTCCTCCAGGAGTCGCAGGTCATCATCGCCAACAAGAAGCTGCTCGACGCGGCGAAGGTCCGCATCCCGACCCCCGAGGCCCCCTGGACCTGGGACGAGTACGCCGAGATCAGCAAGAAGCTCACCAAGGACGGCGTCTTCGGGGTGGCCTGGCCGCTGAAGGCGCCCGTCAACAAGGTGCTCAACCTCGGCCTGAACTTCGGCGGCACCTTCTTCACGACCGACGGCACCAAGGCCACGGTCAAGGTCGGTCCCGAGGAGCGCGAGGTGCTCCAGCGCATCCACGACCAGCTCTACAAGGACAAGTCGGCCGACCCGTCCGCGCTCGGCATGGGCACCGCCGACCCGCTGCCCGGTTTCTACGCGGGCAAGTACGCCATGCTCCCCGCGGGTGTCTACCTTCGCCAGCAGGTCGTGGAGCAGGCCCCGCCCGGCTTCGAGTGGATCACGATCCCGCCGCTGAAGGGCACCACCTCCGAGCAGGGCGCCACGTCGCAGACCCTGTCGGTCGCGGCCGACAGCGCGTACCCCGACCAGGCGACGAAGTTCATCGCGTTCTTCCTGAACAGCACCAACCAGGCCAAGCTCGCCAAGGGCGACTGGCTGCTCCCGACCAGCATGAAGGCCGCGAGCGACCCGTCGATGACGACGACGGAGAACGGCTGGGACGTGGCGACCGCCTCCGCCAAGGACCTCGTGGTCGCCCCCTACCTGCGGGTGAACGGGTTCGACGAGTGGAAGAGCAAGGTGGCGACGCCCACCCTGCAGCAGTACTTCGCCGACAAGATCACCCTTGACCAGGCGGCCGAGACGCTCGTCGCGGAGGGCAACAAGGTGCTGGAGCGTTACAACAAGTGA